The genomic region GTGCTCCTCGAGGAGCGCAAGCAGCTGCGGAGCGAGCAGCCGCACTTGGTCCTCGACTGACAAGGCCGTCGTCACATGTGTCACGACAACTTCCGCAGCGCATTCTTCCTCGCCCGCTGCCGAAAAGGGGCTACGGTAGCCAAGAGACTCgcccagctgctgcggctgctgctgctgccacaaCGTGAAAACCGGCGAtgtcagcagctgcaccagcaaCTGCGCTGCCTCACCGGTCATCTCAGTCGTCACCCTGTCGTTCAGCAGAAGcacgcgaagcagcgctcgCACACCGTTAGCCCGCGTAAGCACGAGACCGTTCAACGTATCCCTGAGGAGCCGCTTTTGACAGGCGAAACGTTCTTGCGAAAACAAGTCAGCGGCGATGTGGTTCTCAGTCAGGCTCGGGCCCTGTCGCTCCCGGGGAGGGTCGGCAGTTGTTGACAGAGTTGTGGTCGTTGCCCGTGGCGCGCCCGACACCCCTGGATCGAGCAGAGGGtagagcgcctgcagcacaaTGTGCAAGGGAAGGGCTGCACTGGCCCAGCACATGTACAGAAAGACGCGTCCGCAAAATCGGCGTTGCTCGGCGCTGATGTAAACGCTAGATGCATTGGCCTCGTTTTGTGCCTCTTCGCACGCAGGCGGGGTCGAGGTTACAATGTAGGTGgcaggcagcgacgccggaTCCAGCAGATACACACAGGCGGCCAGCACATCCTGTGTGTAGGTGGTCATGACAAACCGCGCCTCAGCCGAAGCAGCTGGACGCGCATCCGGCGAAGGCGCTGAGCCGGCGCCCGGTGGCAACTGGGATGGGATATGCAACTTGGCAACAAAGAAAGGCAGGTAGAAGTCTCGGTAGAGTTGGTAGAGCCGGGTGTACACGATCATCTCCGTCTGTGGGCTGTCGTCGAGGAGAGCGGACCGCAGGTGCTCACGCAGCTGGAGCACACCCTCGTGAATGTGGCTCAGGTGGACGACAGAGAGTTGATCAGCATACCTCGCGCTGGAGCTTGTGTCCATCGCTCTGTGGCACCTTGTCCATCAGCCACGAGACTCCTATCTAATACGTAAGAGGGTGGTGAACCGAAAGAATGCAGAGAAGAGCGATCAGGCGGGAAAGAAATGCAGAGGCAACTACGCAGGCAGTGGAAGTGaagcgcacaggcacaaGCCGCGGTGATGGGGAGCCGCGTCTGCGCCTGCCATGGCCAagtagggggggggggcagtaGAAGGGCACGGCGTCCGCTTCGTGACTGTATCGAGCGGTGCACGAGCTATTCTTTTTTGCGGTGATCACTCCAAGAAGTAGGCGGAGGCGCGGATCGACGACGCCCCTCACAAACTATCATGCGTGTTCTTTTGCGCAAGCAAAAGAGGGCGATCAGCAAAGCactccgcctctgccgacTCGCCCAACTGTGGGTTGGGGCTCCGACTCGTTCCAGGCGGACAcggcacacatgcgcacgcacgcgccagcACATCCGAGCACACGACCGCCTGGGCCCTCTTAGCCTGCAACACAGCGGCagctttcctcctcctcacgcaGCCCCACCAAATCCTCAGGCCATACCTTCGGAATCAGCTCGAGGCCAGCCGCGGTGTAGAGGCGCGTCGGGTCCTCCTTCGTGCtcacctgcagcgcgcaAAGATCGTCGAAGCGGCCCTCCTCATCGAACATTGTACAGAGCGCCTTCCAGTAGGGGTAGCTTCGGTGTCGAACCGAAACCCGTGCATGCTCGCCTGCTAGTCGACGTGCCTCCACCACGTACGGCACCATCTTGTCCGCCATTAGTAGCTGGACAGACGTCACCATGTCCTTGTAGACGCGAGGAATGCCCACTAGAGGCACCAGTGACGGGTTCGCCGGCTCGCGTCGTAGCAGGTAGGCAAGGATagcgccctcctcttcccagTTGGTGGCTAAGAAGCTGCGCGTGAAGGCGTCGAAGCCCATCGGGGAGAATGTGACGAGCGAGcacagctccagcagctctccGAGGCACTGAAGGGGAAAGATGAGCGATGCGCACAGGTACGTGCAAACGCTGGCCTGCGACGATGCCGACGTCTTCGTTGCTGACAACGTCGTCTTTCGCGCTACCTCGTCCATCACTGTCTTCAGCtttcggcggcgccgctgccagtgcGGGCTGTTGGCGCCGAAGGCACCGTGGCCAAAGCAGCACTCCCCCAGTCCCGGCACCTCGCCCATCAGAAGGGGGAGCAGAAGTTGTAAAACGACCTTGTGCATGGGCGGCGCTCCGTCCAGTTCCCGGCCATGGATCTTGTCCAGCTTCCGAACCGCACCCAACGCAAGATGAGCCACGGCGTTGCTCCTTGCGTAGTTTGGGAAGATGgctttgccgccgctgcggtacACATCTGCGAGTAAGTACCAATCCGACTCCTCCAATTCGTCCAGCCTACTCAGGGCCTGGTCGCGCCACTGCGCACTCGTGGCGTACCAGCCTACCAGTGACGCcgtctgccgtgccgccACGCGTGTCTCTTCGAAGGCCTGCTTgtgcaccgccagcagctcgcgcaccttcagcagctgctgccgcatcgACTCAGACGTGACGTGCTGGTCGTACAATGCGCTAAAGAGGGTGTCGTTGCGGTCTAGCAAGTTCCAAAGAAGGAGGCGAGCGTACGGGGAGAGGCCCTTGAGGGAGCCGTACGCGTCCAGGTGCGTTGCGAGCACCACGTacgcgcggtgcagcagttcGTCATCCACCACGAAGTCGTCTGCCGCGAAGCCGGCCGCCTTCTTGGGCAAGGAAAAGATGCGGTACTCGTCTAGCGCCGGCTTGCGCTTCTTGGGTTCCGAAAGCTGGATTACCGTGTTCACCTCGGGATGCGGGTGGAACAGCGGAAGCACCACCTCGAACCCGGCACGCTTGCGCGagtgctcctcctccgagcGCTTGTCGCCCTCGTAGCGCGCCGGCATTGGCATCACCAACGACGCTCGCTCACTGTACGAGTAGCCCTGCACGTCTTCctcgaggagcagctcgGCGAAGTAGCTCGCCAACGGGCCGAACTCGGCCTCAGGAAAACCCTGCTCCtccaggaggcgctgcagagaCCGGCAGAGCGCCACGGTCCCACCGTCGGCAGCATCCCTCACGCACTTTTGCAGCACTGCCACGAAGGCCTCAGCATACACTTTAAATCTAGTGGCGGACTgcgcgcgctcctcctctgtgaGCTGCCGCTTGGCAACGGTCCAAATCACATCTATGGAGGACGCAAAGCTGGCCAGGATGGCGGGCCGCGCCTCCGGTGCGGCCTTCACGAGCGCCAGGCAGACACCGTGGATCTCGTGCATGAGACGGTAGAAGAGTACGATGCTCACATCGTTCCACACAAACCCGCCAAAGTTGGTAGCACCGTCAGAATTCtgcgaggacggcgatgTTGACAGACTtggcggcgtggcagcgacggcggtggcgatggttTCCGCGGCATCACCTGCcgacgcggccgcagcactcTCACGGTTATGTTTGCGCGACATGATGTCAAGCAGATTAGGTTTGGCTGCACTCACGATGTGTTCGCTATCCGTGTATCCGTgtatctctgtgtgtgtgtgtatgtgttggggggggggaggggtgcagaGGAGAAGACGCGGGGAGGGAAGTGAGGGAACAAAGCCCGCTGAGAGTGTCTTATAGAGTCCAGCGGGCTGATGTactgcaggcggcggcatcgacgcTCCTGTTGTTGgctgtctctctccgctCTACGCTCCCAGCTTTCACCGATGACTGAGGCCGCCTCACAACAGCGTGAAGCAAAGGGGCACTCGCGCTGAGAGAGCGAGATCGACGAAGAAGAGAATAAGGTGGGGCCAAAGCCGCAGCCGTCATCGATTTCGCCGTGCAGCCGGGCGGGGTAAAGGGGGGCTGGCTTATCCTGCCCCCGCCCCTTCCTCGATTGCATGTACCACACGTGCCTGTGGCGTCCACTGAAGGGCAGTGGTGAAACTAGAAGAGCGACATCTTGTCAGCCcaaggagggaaggaggagcgggCGGCAACTATCCGCGCGCATTGGCGAGTTGCTCGTCTTTGAGGAGCGGGGCCACCGTATTAAGCGGTTATGCAATCACAGAAAGCCAACCACAGCAAAAACTGTGAAGGTTAGCAACCCAATCACCCACCCCctggcgtcggcggctgtGTGGTGGATAGGATAGGAtaggagcagcagcacaagtagagcaagcagcagcagcagcagtgactACATCCACGTGTGTGCATAGGTCTTTAGCttggtgtgcatgcgcgtcaGAGGAAGTCCTACCGCCCTCGCCCTGCGCAACTCAACtccacatgcgcacacacacacacatatatatatatatactcCACGTTCAGCCGACCAACATGAGGgagacgaggaagacggcGGGGAGAGCTTAGATGTAGTCCGGATTGGAGTCTTTCACCTCCTGCACGAGCCGCAGTGGCACGCCGCGGAAGCCGAATTCCTCGGTGATGGCGTTCTTCATCATCTCCTGCAGTGCCTTGGGCAGCTGActctcctccttctttgTCTGCAGCTGCAAGAGGAAGGTGGGCGGACGGGTGCTGATCTGCGTAATGCGTCCAACTCGTGCCACGTGGTACGGGATGATTACGGACTTCTCCAATTTGCGCCAGAACTTGGTCAGCTCCGAACGTCGCACGCGCTTGTTCCACGTGTCGTacagctccagcacctgGTCCATGAGCAAGGTCAGGTTCATGCCAGTGTGCGCAGAGACGACCACCGCGTTGCTGTACTTCACCTCCTGCACCTGCCGCTTGATCTTGAAGTCGATggcctcggcggtggcgctttGGTCGAGCACCGCGTCCCACTTGTTCGCGCACAGCACGAACGGGCGGCCCTCTTGGGCGACCTTGTGCAGGATGGACATGTCGTACTTGTTCGGGTGACCCTCGGTGGCGTCAAACACCACAATCACCACGTGCGCGTAGCGAATCTCGTTCAGCGAGAGGCTATGGATGCGGCTGAGAAACTCGCGGTCAGTGCGGTACCGCTGACGCGCCAGCCCGGCCGTGTCGATGAGCTTCAGCTTCCTCCCCTTGTACGTGCATGCGATTTCGATGGGGTCGCGGGTCGTGTTCGACTCGTCAGCGGCGCGGTTTCGCTCGTAGCCGACGAGGCGGTTCACCAGGCTTGTCTTGCCGCTGTTCGTGCGACCGACGATGGCCACGCGGATGTACCGGTCGGTGCAGTTGCGATCGCGAATCTCCTCCATGGCCGCCTCGTCACCGGCCATGGCGAGATCCTCGATATCCCAGTCGTTCTCCACTTTGCGCATCGCGTGAATGTGGTAGAGCGGCTCGAGCAAGGCCGACAGCGCATCGAGGCCCTCCCGCTTGCGAGCCGAAAACGGGACGGCTTTgccgaggccgaggcggttGTACGCGTCCAGTACGAGagactcctcctcctccggcacGAGGTCCATCTTGTTGACCAACAGGCACGCTGGCATCTTCTTGGCTGCCAGGTACTGGATCAGGTCGTGCTCCTCCGCAGACACGTCCTCGTCCACAGCGGTGACGAAGATCGCGGCGTCCGCCGTCTCAACGGTGCGGAACGCCTCCTCGACCAGCTTGCCACCAATGAGGCCTGGGGTGTCGATGACGGTGAAGTGCAGGTCGTCTagcgccgcgtgcgcctccaCGCAGTCGCGCGTGATGCCGTTGAAGTCCTTTACAATATTCTTCTTTGCGGGCATTGTGGGGTCCTGACAGAGCAAGTTGAACAGCGAGGACTTGCCGCTGTTCATGCGGCCGACAATGGCGACGCGAAGACGCTGATCACCCAGAGTCTTGACCACCGGCGTCCAGCCAGCcacgcgccggcgctgctcgtcggtgcgcgcggcgtcTTCCATGGCAGAGGAGATGTCGTTCAGTCGGCTGCCGGACCGCTTAACCTCCTCGCGCCAGTTGAAGTGAAGACCGCCCCTGATTTGGGCACGCCGGGGCAGCGCGTTGACAAAGTCATTCGCtcccgtcgtcgccgccgtcgctccaGCAAAGGACGTCGCAGAGGACGACGCGCGCGGAACGGAAGTCGACGCGAAGCCGCGACAGGCGCTGAAGAGAGACAAGGATGGTGACGTGGGGACAGTGCTCGAGCTCGGCGACAGGTGACGTGCCCGTGAACCGTTCCATGGTGTGGAAGCAGCTAAAAGCCCGAAACGTGTAAGACGCATTGCAGCAGGGCGACGCGGAATGGTTGAGTGTTCAGCCGGCGTCTGTGCTGAGACTCGTGTTTGGAGcagagagaacaacaacgagaggggggcggggggggggaggaggtctCCCTTCATCCCAGAGAACAGAAGATAGAGAAGAGCGGAAAGACAACGGATGATGATGAAGAGCCCACAACGTACACGCACAGATCGAGGGCCTGTGCACGCTCGGCAGCACAGCACGTCgttgcgcagcgcacacacatcgaGCTAGTTCGCACGCGGGTGGAGCATTCACCAGGTAGCGGATGGgtgcggaggggggagcTGAGATGGCAAGGGATGGAGGAGaacggagagaaagagacgccACAGGCGACGCAGTGGAGTCCACGCGTCagtcctcttcctcttcgttgCTTCGGTTTCTGCTGCCACGGCTGCTCACTTCTGCTTCGGTGGTGGAGGTCTACAGACCACAGTACACCATCAACATCGTGTGCGGCCGTTGTTGTCTGGTATCTTCGCAATACACCAAtgccctccctttctctcctaCACGTCAGATGCCCTCACGCGCGGcacagcgagggaggcggagggagaggcgcacatGCAAACGaaccgcagccgctgcgagGCGGAGAGCCGCCTTCCGTACCTTCCTCCACCCGCTCCTAGACCTCCATCCACCTCCGCAACGTCGCCTTTTTACGACCgtaggggagaggggagggatgggCGAGGGCTGCTCAAGctgcagaaagagaaaagaggagaggtCAAGAACATCATCCAGCACGCAACGTACACGCTACATAGTTCTTCAGTTTCGTGGTCAGCATCGCCTTTGTAGCCTCATTTTTCGCCGTCGGCACACACGTCTCTAGGAGATAGGTCGCCGCGTCCTCGTGACCGGGAAGGGCGTCAAGAACGAGCTGAACTAGCTCTTCGTCGGGCGCCATTTTGCTGAGCTCACGTCGCACCACGGTCACAATGGGACGCCCATCCGTCGGGTCGAAGCAGTTGACCGACAGCAtcgccttcaccgcctcgGTGTCGATGTGGTCACACGCCGTCGTGAAGAGCTCGTCAAGGTGCTCGTCCCGGATGGTGGCAGACGCGTCCTTCATGAGGTCAAACAGCGAACCCAGTGGGAGAACACGCGAGTGTATGATCGCCGTGCTCACAAGAATGGCGAGCTGGTGGTCGTTCGCATGCTTGGCGAACGCCATTGTCGTCGCCGGGTCCCAGCAACGTTCGACAAGGTCGAGAAACATCGTATCGTTCATGTTCTCCCCTACAAACTCGGGCTGCCGGATCAGCTCCTTCATCTGCTCCAGGTTGTTgttgcacacgcactcgTGGAGCTTCGCCTCAAAGGACTGCCGCTGGCCCATGAAGGTACGGCTGCACCGTGTGCGAGTCGCTATGTGTGTCTACGCGAATGGATGATGAGGGAGGTGTGCTCACCACCCTTGATCCGTATCACGCTCCGCACTCTGGCAGTCGTAGCTCTTGTGCGttgcggagggagggggagaagggggagagatgaCAGCAGGAGAAACCCATATGAGAGCCGGCACAGTGTGCCGATCTTGCAATGGCACCGTGTGGGCCAGGATAAAGACTTTGAGAGGATAGacgtgctgccgcagtggctgccgccgatgCTGACGCTCGTGCCTACGCTTCTCGCACCTACGTATCTAcagat from Leishmania donovani BPK282A1 complete genome, chromosome 26 harbors:
- a CDS encoding ras-like small GTPases, putative, yielding MEDAARTDEQRRRVAGWTPVVKTLGDQRLRVAIVGRMNSGKSSLFNLLCQDPTMPAKKNIVKDFNGITRDCVEAHAALDDLHFTVIDTPGLIGGKLVEEAFRTVETADAAIFVTAVDEDVSAEEHDLIQYLAAKKMPACLLVNKMDLVPEEEESLVLDAYNRLGLGKAVPFSARKREGLDALSALLEPLYHIHAMRKVENDWDIEDLAMAGDEAAMEEIRDRNCTDRYIRVAIVGRTNSGKTSLVNRLVGYERNRAADESNTTRDPIEIACTYKGRKLKLIDTAGLARQRYRTDREFLSRIHSLSLNEIRYAHVVIVVFDATEGHPNKYDMSILHKVAQEGRPFVLCANKWDAVLDQSATAEAIDFKIKRQVQEVKYSNAVVVSAHTGMNLTLLMDQVLELYDTWNKRVRRSELTKFWRKLEKSVIIPYHVARVGRITQISTRPPTFLLQLQTKKEESQLPKALQEMMKNAITEEFGFRGVPLRLVQEVKDSNPDYI